One part of the Amphiura filiformis chromosome 5, Afil_fr2py, whole genome shotgun sequence genome encodes these proteins:
- the LOC140152301 gene encoding LOW QUALITY PROTEIN: egl nine homolog 1-like (The sequence of the model RefSeq protein was modified relative to this genomic sequence to represent the inferred CDS: deleted 2 bases in 1 codon), which yields MAGVLEGEESFDSEKSCSVCGIIENLKRCGKCLSTWYCGREHQVQDWKSHKRKCKELQQKGVIYDGTKSARNPNNNTAGNGELTSSAGASGTAGNDNTTTCTNDERNTSSHLNGGRTTISETTPSAKQKSVSKKNRKKESQSQSKQKNEKLNNEVHVETIESSDPGNNQDNLIHDNRNSQVKRKQSEANYDPRPFRRCHFPVPEDRSLNSLAKHIAEQLQHSNRCIVDDLLPVNAARAIRVEVGKLHESGSFVDGPLSGGKASSDNSKKYLKKTIRSDKITWIQGTEGNYPNICKYMKHLDCIVQMLNGYMQEQYVISGRTKAMVACYPGNGTGYAYHVDNPNKDGRVLTFLYYLNEGWDSETHGGNLRMLPPDGDYIDIEPILNRLLIFWSDRRNPHEVQPAWDSRYAITMWYFDKKEREAAKAAQLNEEMSNLNNDMTRIGMKMKTNAPEKESIKEEIKKQSQHAIGTLSEEELEALAILVESSPDPRHTLTSMNVAPQIQDTLLSQLQERKKNKMAAASSSEGS from the exons ATGGCTGGTGTTTTGGAAGGCGAAGAAAGTTTCGATTCGGAAAAAAGTTGCTCAGTTTGTGGGATTATAGAGAATCTGAAGCGTTGTGGGAAATGTTTAAGTACTTGGTATTGTGGAAGAGAGCATCAGGTACAGGACTGGAAAAGTCATAAGAGAAAATGTAAAGAATTACAACAGAAAGGTGTCATTTATGATGGCACTAAATCAGCGAGAAACCCCAATAATAACACGGCGGGCAATGGGGAATTGACAAGCAGTGCTGGTGCTAGTGGCACTGCTGGCAATGACAATACTACTACTTGCACGAACGACGAACGTAACACATCTTCGCATTTGAATGGAGGGCGTACGACAATTAGTGAAACCACACCCAGCGCTAAACAGAAATCAGTATCAAAGAAAAATCGTAAAAAGGAATCTCAATctcaatcaaaacaa aaaaatgaaaaactgaaTAATGAAGTTCACGTTGAAACTATTGAAAGCAGTGACCCTGGTAATAATCAGGATAACTTAATACATGACAACAGAAATAGTCAAGTGAAAAGAAAACAATCTGAAGCCAACTATGATCCTCGTCCATTCCGTAGATGTCATTTTCCAGTCCCAGAAGATAGGAGTTTAAACTCCCTCGCAAAACACATTGCTGAGCAATTGCAACATTCGAACAGATGTATTGTTGACGATTTGTTACCTGTAAATGCAGCCCGTGCAATTCGGGTGGAAGTAGGCAAACTGCATGAGAGTGGTAGTTTTGTCGATGGTCCATTGAGTGGAGGGAAAGCTAGTAGTGATAACAGcaagaaatatttgaaaaaaacaattCGCAGTGATAAGATAACATGGATTCAAGGCACGGAGGGGAATTATCCCAATATATGCAAGTATATGAAACACTTGGACTGCATTGTGCAAATGTTGAATGGCTACATGCAAGAGCAGTATGTTATCAGTGGAAGAACAAAG GCAATGGTAGCATGTTACCCAGGCAATGGCACAGGTTATGCATATCACGTAGACAATCCCAATAAAGATGGCCGTGTTCTAACCTTCCTGTATTATCTCAATGAAGGATGGGATTCTGAA ACACATGGAGGAAACTTACGGATGCTTCCGCCCGATGGTGACTATATAGACATAGAACCAATCTTGAATCGTTTGTTAATTTTCTGGTCAGACCGACGTAATCCACATGAGGTTCAACCAGCATGGGATTCAAG GTATGCCATAACAATGTGGTACTTCGACAAGAAAGAGAGAGAGGCAGCTAAAGCAGCACAACTCAATGAAG AGATGTCCAACTTGAACAATGACATGACTCGCATCGGTATGAAGATGAAGACCAATGCCCCTGAGAAGGAATCAATAAAGGAGGAAATCAAGAAGCAGTCTCAACATGCTATTGGAACTCTTTCAGAAGAAGAATTGGAG GCATTGGCCATTTTGGTTGAGAGCAGCCCAGATCCACGTCACACACTAACAAGCATGAATGTAGCACCACAAATACAGGACACCCTCTTGAGTCAACTGCAGGAGAGGAAGAAGAACAAGATGGCAGCAGCATCTTCCTCTGAAGGATCCTGA
- the LOC140152300 gene encoding uncharacterized protein produces MKQRKREDSILDTLIIRKADGSVKLLVYRKKTHTDQYLNFQSHHPLHHKLGVIRTLLDRADRIVTEQEDRDKEEEHIKQALSKCGYPDWSFERVKQQRTNKTVKSKPKKNSDDTKSRGMVVIPYVQGVSEKVQRILKSVTVSLQQ; encoded by the coding sequence ATGAAACAGAGGAAGAGGGAAGATTCCATTTTGGATACTCTTATCATAAGAAAAGCAGATGGATCGGTCAAACTGTTGGTGTACAGAAAGAAAACACACACCGATCAATACCTCAATTTTCAATCCCATCACCCACTTCATCATAAGCTAGGGGTCATCAGAACCCTTTTGGACAGAGCAGATCGCATTGTTACCGAGCAAGAAGACAGAGATAAAGAGGAGGAACACATCAAACAGGCACTCAGCAAATGTGGTTATCCAGACTGGTCGTTTGAGAGAGTCAAACAGCAGCGCACCAACAAAACCGTTAAGTCCAAACCTAAGAAGAACTCGGACGATACAAAATCTCGGGGTATGGTAGTAATACCATATGTGCAGGGTGTCTCAGAGAAAGTTCAGCGGATTCTGAAGAGTGTCACAGTGTCTCTGCAGCAGTGA